A genomic segment from Bacillus cereus G9842 encodes:
- the dxr gene encoding 1-deoxy-D-xylulose-5-phosphate reductoisomerase gives MKNISLLGASGSIGTQTLDVLRSHPDQFRLVAFSVGKNIDYAVKVIQEFSPQIVSVQREEDVLKLQAVSGNTKIVYGSEGLLEVALHPDAEIVVNAVVGSVGLLPTLRAIEAKKTIGIANKETLVTAGHLVMEAARKHNVSLLPVDSEHSAIFQCLNGENEKRISRLIITASGGSFRDKTRDELHHVTVEDALRHPNWSMGSKITIDSATMMNKGLEVIEAHWLFGIPYEQIDVVLHKESIIHSMVEFEDRSVMAQLGSPDMRVPIQYALTYPDRLPLSDTKQLNLWEIGTLHFEKMDQERFRCLRFAYEAGKAGGSMPAVMNAANEVAVEAFLQKRIGFLTVEDLIEKAMNHHNVIARPSLEEILEIDAATRRFVMEQI, from the coding sequence ATGAAAAACATTAGTTTATTAGGTGCGAGCGGATCAATTGGTACACAAACTTTAGATGTATTACGCTCGCACCCAGACCAATTCCGTCTCGTTGCTTTTTCTGTAGGGAAAAATATTGACTACGCAGTAAAGGTAATTCAAGAATTTTCTCCGCAAATCGTCTCTGTGCAAAGAGAGGAAGATGTTTTAAAATTACAAGCTGTTTCTGGTAATACAAAAATTGTATATGGTAGTGAAGGGCTTTTAGAAGTAGCATTACATCCAGATGCGGAGATTGTAGTAAATGCTGTTGTAGGTAGCGTAGGGTTGTTACCAACACTTCGTGCAATTGAGGCGAAAAAAACAATTGGAATTGCAAATAAAGAAACGTTAGTAACTGCAGGACATCTTGTAATGGAAGCAGCACGAAAACATAATGTTTCGTTACTTCCAGTAGATAGTGAACATTCAGCTATTTTTCAATGCTTGAATGGTGAAAATGAGAAAAGAATTTCTCGTCTTATTATAACGGCTTCTGGTGGAAGTTTCCGTGATAAAACGAGGGATGAATTGCATCATGTGACCGTAGAAGATGCGCTTCGACATCCAAACTGGTCAATGGGTTCGAAAATTACAATTGATTCTGCTACAATGATGAATAAGGGACTAGAAGTAATTGAAGCACATTGGCTTTTTGGTATCCCTTACGAGCAAATCGATGTTGTTTTACATAAAGAAAGTATTATCCATTCTATGGTTGAATTTGAAGATCGTAGTGTAATGGCGCAGCTTGGTTCACCTGATATGCGAGTACCAATTCAATACGCACTTACATATCCTGATAGATTGCCTCTTTCAGACACAAAACAGTTAAACTTATGGGAAATAGGGACGTTGCATTTTGAGAAAATGGACCAAGAAAGATTCCGTTGTCTACGTTTTGCGTATGAAGCTGGAAAAGCAGGTGGAAGTATGCCAGCTGTAATGAACGCAGCGAATGAAGTAGCTGTTGAAGCCTTTTTACAAAAGAGAATTGGTTTCTTAACAGTAGAAGACCTCATTGAAAAAGCAATGAACCATCACAATGTCATTGCACGTCCGAGCTTAGAGGAAATTCTGGAAATTGATGCAGCCACAAGACGGTTTGTGATGGAACAAATTTAG
- the cdsA gene encoding phosphatidate cytidylyltransferase codes for MKQRIITGVVAAALFIPIVIYGGVPFTVLVYALASIGLYELIRMNKLTLISVPTVLAAVLLWILLIPSSASELFTWIGLGKLEITFVIVLLLLSYTVLSKNTFTFDNASFLLMATTYVAMGFLYLNETRILGIKYVFCALFIIWATDSGAYFVGKALGKRKLWPEISPNKTIEGSLGGIVCGIIVALVYNAFFPVESNVVILIVLTIIISIFGQIGDLVQSAFKRHYGVKDSGTILPGHGGILDRTDSWLFVLPILYFLLQYN; via the coding sequence GTGAAACAGAGAATTATTACTGGAGTGGTTGCTGCCGCGCTATTCATTCCCATCGTAATATACGGTGGCGTGCCTTTTACGGTTTTAGTGTATGCACTTGCTTCTATAGGTTTATATGAATTAATTCGTATGAATAAGCTTACGCTTATTTCAGTACCGACAGTTTTAGCTGCAGTATTATTGTGGATTCTTTTAATTCCAAGTAGTGCATCAGAACTGTTTACATGGATTGGATTAGGTAAATTGGAAATCACATTTGTGATTGTTTTATTACTTTTATCATATACAGTCCTTTCTAAGAATACATTTACTTTTGATAATGCTTCATTTTTACTGATGGCAACGACATATGTGGCAATGGGATTCTTATATTTAAATGAAACGAGAATATTAGGAATTAAATATGTGTTTTGCGCATTATTTATTATATGGGCTACTGATTCAGGCGCATATTTCGTAGGAAAAGCATTAGGCAAGAGAAAATTGTGGCCAGAAATTAGTCCAAATAAAACGATTGAAGGTTCATTAGGCGGCATCGTTTGCGGAATTATCGTGGCACTTGTTTACAACGCGTTCTTCCCAGTTGAATCGAATGTAGTAATTTTAATTGTGCTGACAATTATCATTTCTATTTTTGGACAAATTGGTGATTTAGTACAATCTGCTTTTAAACGTCATTATGGCGTAAAGGATTCAGGTACAATTTTACCTGGACATGGTGGTATATTAGATCGAACAGATAGTTGGTTATTCGTTTTACCAATTCTCTACTTCTTATTACAATACAATTAA
- the uppS gene encoding isoprenyl transferase: protein MMFKNFPFFKGKKDTSFDHLVEEVKKGYIPEHIAIIMDGNGRWAKRRAMPRIAGHHEGMQVVKKITKFASKLNVKVLTLYAFSTENWKRPKKEVDYLMKLPEEFLGTFLPELIEENVQVRVIGQKDRLPTHTRRAMEKAMEDTKENTGLILNFALNYGSRDEIVSAVQHMMKDNEEGKIRSEEVSEEMLSSYLMTSSLPDPELLIRTSGELRISNFMLWQIAYSEFWFTDVYWPDFKEEHLLNAITDFQHRGRRFGGV, encoded by the coding sequence ATGATGTTTAAAAACTTTCCTTTTTTTAAAGGTAAAAAGGACACATCGTTTGATCATCTCGTTGAAGAAGTGAAAAAAGGATATATCCCAGAACATATTGCCATCATTATGGATGGGAATGGAAGATGGGCAAAGAGGAGAGCAATGCCTCGTATTGCGGGACATCATGAAGGTATGCAAGTTGTAAAGAAAATTACAAAATTTGCAAGTAAACTTAATGTGAAAGTGTTAACTCTCTATGCTTTTTCAACTGAGAACTGGAAAAGACCGAAAAAGGAAGTTGATTATTTAATGAAGCTTCCAGAAGAATTTCTAGGTACATTTTTACCAGAATTGATTGAAGAAAACGTACAAGTCCGAGTAATAGGGCAAAAAGATCGTCTTCCTACGCATACACGCAGAGCGATGGAGAAAGCCATGGAAGATACGAAAGAGAATACGGGATTAATTCTTAATTTCGCGTTAAACTATGGAAGTCGAGATGAAATCGTTTCTGCTGTGCAACATATGATGAAAGATAACGAGGAAGGAAAAATTCGTTCTGAAGAGGTAAGTGAAGAAATGCTTTCTTCCTACTTAATGACGAGTTCTTTACCTGATCCAGAGTTGTTAATCCGAACAAGCGGAGAGCTACGTATTAGTAATTTCATGTTATGGCAAATTGCGTATTCGGAGTTTTGGTTTACAGACGTGTATTGGCCAGACTTCAAAGAAGAACATTTGCTAAATGCAATTACTGACTTTCAACATAGAGGGCGCAGATTCGGAGGCGTGTAG
- the frr gene encoding ribosome recycling factor, which produces MGQQVLKSSNEKMEKAVAAYSRELATVRAGRASSSVLDKVQVDYYGAPTPVVQLANITVPEARLLVIQPYDKTSIGDIEKAILKADLGLNPSNDGTVIRIAFPALTEERRRDLVKVVKKYAEEAKVAVRNVRRDGNDDLKKLEKAGEITEDDLRGYTEDIQKETDKYIAKVDEIAKNKEKEIMEV; this is translated from the coding sequence ATGGGACAACAAGTATTGAAGTCTTCAAATGAAAAAATGGAAAAAGCAGTTGCTGCTTATTCTCGTGAATTAGCAACAGTTCGCGCTGGTCGTGCAAGCTCGTCTGTATTAGATAAGGTACAAGTTGATTACTATGGTGCACCAACACCAGTTGTGCAATTAGCGAACATTACAGTTCCAGAAGCACGTTTACTTGTAATTCAACCTTATGATAAAACTTCTATCGGTGATATCGAAAAAGCAATTTTAAAAGCAGATTTAGGCTTAAACCCTTCTAATGATGGAACTGTAATTCGTATTGCATTCCCTGCATTAACAGAAGAGCGTCGTCGTGATCTTGTTAAAGTTGTGAAAAAATATGCTGAAGAAGCAAAAGTTGCTGTTCGTAACGTACGTCGTGACGGAAATGATGATCTTAAGAAGCTTGAAAAAGCTGGCGAGATTACAGAAGATGATTTAAGAGGATATACTGAAGATATCCAAAAAGAAACAGATAAATATATTGCAAAAGTTGACGAAATCGCAAAAAACAAAGAAAAAGAAATCATGGAAGTGTAA
- the pyrH gene encoding UMP kinase, with translation MSKPKYNRVVLKLSGEALAGEQGFGINPTVIKSVAEQVKEIAELDVEVAVVVGGGNIWRGKIGSEMGMDRAGADYMGMLATVMNSLALQDSLENIGIQTRVQTSIEMRQVAEPYIRRKAVRHLEKKRVVIFAAGTGNPYFSTDTTAALRAAEIEADVILMAKNNVDGVYSADPSIDPTATKYETLTYLDVLKEGLGVMDSTASSLCMDNDIPLIVFSVMEKGNIKRAVLGENIGTVVRGK, from the coding sequence ATGAGTAAACCGAAATATAATCGTGTCGTTTTAAAGTTAAGTGGAGAAGCTTTAGCTGGAGAGCAAGGATTTGGAATTAATCCAACTGTTATTAAGTCAGTTGCAGAACAAGTAAAAGAAATTGCAGAACTTGATGTAGAGGTTGCTGTTGTTGTTGGTGGCGGTAACATTTGGCGTGGGAAAATTGGAAGTGAAATGGGCATGGATCGTGCAGGAGCAGATTACATGGGCATGTTAGCTACAGTTATGAATTCATTAGCTCTTCAAGATAGCTTGGAGAATATTGGAATCCAAACTCGTGTACAAACTTCAATTGAGATGCGTCAAGTGGCAGAGCCTTACATTCGCCGTAAAGCAGTTCGTCACTTAGAGAAAAAACGTGTTGTTATCTTTGCAGCAGGTACAGGTAATCCATACTTCTCTACAGATACAACAGCAGCATTACGTGCAGCGGAAATCGAAGCAGACGTTATTTTAATGGCGAAAAATAATGTGGATGGCGTATATAGCGCAGATCCATCTATTGACCCAACGGCTACGAAATACGAAACGCTTACTTACTTAGATGTATTAAAAGAAGGTTTAGGTGTAATGGATTCTACAGCTTCTTCTCTATGTATGGATAATGATATTCCATTAATTGTATTCTCGGTTATGGAAAAAGGTAATATTAAACGTGCCGTTTTAGGCGAAAATATTGGAACAGTTGTAAGGGGGAAATAA
- the tsf gene encoding translation elongation factor Ts — translation MAITAQMVKELREKTGAGMMDCKKALTETNGDMEKAIDFLREKGIAKAAKKADRIAAEGLTFIETNGNDALILELNSETDFVAKNEGFQALIKELAAHLLANKPANVEEAMTQTIEGGKTVEEHINEAIAKIGEKLTLRRFEIVSKTDADAFGAYLHMGGRIGVLTVLEGSTDEAAAKDVAMHIAAVNPKYIDRDAVTAEEVEHERQVLTQQALNEGKPEKIVAKMVEGRLGKFFEEICLLDQAFVKNPDMKVRQFVESKGGTLKGFVRYAVGEGIEKREDNFAEEVMNQVKGSN, via the coding sequence ATGGCAATCACTGCTCAAATGGTAAAAGAATTACGTGAAAAAACTGGCGCAGGTATGATGGACTGCAAAAAAGCTTTAACAGAAACTAACGGCGACATGGAGAAGGCAATTGACTTCTTACGTGAAAAAGGTATTGCGAAAGCTGCTAAAAAAGCAGACCGCATTGCTGCTGAAGGTTTAACTTTCATCGAAACAAACGGTAACGACGCTTTAATCTTAGAATTAAACTCTGAAACTGATTTCGTTGCGAAAAACGAAGGTTTCCAAGCATTAATTAAAGAACTAGCTGCTCACTTATTAGCTAACAAACCTGCTAACGTTGAAGAAGCTATGACTCAAACAATTGAAGGCGGCAAAACAGTAGAAGAGCACATCAACGAAGCAATCGCTAAAATTGGTGAAAAACTTACACTTCGTCGTTTCGAAATCGTATCAAAAACTGATGCAGATGCATTCGGCGCTTACCTACACATGGGTGGACGTATTGGTGTATTAACAGTTCTTGAAGGTTCTACTGATGAAGCAGCTGCTAAAGATGTAGCAATGCACATTGCAGCAGTTAACCCTAAATACATCGACCGCGATGCTGTAACAGCTGAAGAAGTTGAGCATGAGCGTCAAGTATTAACACAACAAGCATTAAACGAAGGCAAGCCTGAAAAAATCGTTGCAAAAATGGTTGAAGGCCGTCTAGGCAAATTCTTCGAAGAGATTTGCTTACTTGACCAAGCATTCGTTAAAAACCCTGATATGAAAGTTCGTCAGTTCGTTGAGTCTAAAGGCGGAACATTAAAAGGATTCGTTCGCTACGCTGTTGGCGAAGGTATCGAAAAACGTGAAGACAACTTTGCTGAAGAAGTAATGAACCAAGTAAAAGGTAGTAACTAA
- the rpsB gene encoding 30S ribosomal protein S2 — translation MSVISMKQLLEAGVHFGHQTRRWNPKMKRYIFTERNGIYIIDLQKTVKKVEEAYRTMRDIAAEGGDILFVGTKKQAQEAIKEEATRAGMYFVNQRWLGGTLTNFQTIQKRIKRLKDIERMQEDGTFEVLPKKEVVQLKKELERLEKFLGGIKDMKGLPSALFVVDPRKERIAVAEARKLHIPIIGIVDTNCDPDEIDHVIPANDDAIRAVKLLTSKMADAILEAKQGEETVTA, via the coding sequence ATGTCAGTAATTTCTATGAAGCAATTGCTTGAAGCTGGTGTTCATTTCGGACATCAAACTCGTCGTTGGAACCCAAAAATGAAGCGTTACATTTTCACAGAGCGTAACGGTATCTACATCATCGACTTACAAAAAACTGTGAAAAAAGTTGAGGAAGCTTACAGAACGATGCGTGACATCGCTGCTGAAGGTGGAGACATTTTATTCGTAGGTACTAAAAAACAAGCACAAGAAGCTATTAAAGAAGAAGCAACTCGTGCGGGTATGTACTTCGTTAACCAACGTTGGTTAGGTGGAACTTTAACAAACTTCCAAACAATCCAAAAGCGTATCAAGCGTCTTAAAGACATCGAAAGAATGCAAGAAGATGGTACTTTCGAAGTACTACCTAAGAAAGAAGTTGTTCAACTTAAAAAAGAGTTAGAGCGTCTTGAGAAATTCTTAGGCGGTATTAAAGATATGAAAGGTCTTCCAAGTGCATTATTCGTAGTAGACCCTCGTAAAGAGCGTATTGCAGTTGCTGAAGCACGCAAATTACACATTCCAATCATCGGTATCGTTGATACAAACTGTGATCCAGACGAAATCGATCACGTTATCCCAGCAAACGATGATGCAATTCGTGCTGTAAAACTTCTTACATCTAAAATGGCAGACGCGATCCTTGAAGCAAAACAAGGTGAAGAAACTGTTACTGCGTAA
- the codY gene encoding GTP-sensing pleiotropic transcriptional regulator CodY, translating to MELLAKTRKLNALLQSAAGKPVNFREMSDTMCEVIEANVFVVSRRGKLLGYAIHQQIENERMKQMLAERQFPEEYTQSLFNITETSSNLDVNSAYTAFPVENRELFGQGLTTIVPIVGGGERLGTLVLARLGQEFLDDDLILAEYSSTVVGMEILREKAEEIEEEARSKAVVQMAISSLSYSELEAIEHIFEELNGTEGLLVASKIADRVGITRSVIVNALRKLESAGVIESRSLGMKGTYIKVLNDKFLQELAKLKTN from the coding sequence ATGGAATTATTAGCAAAAACAAGAAAATTAAATGCGTTATTACAGAGCGCAGCAGGGAAGCCTGTAAACTTTAGAGAAATGTCTGACACAATGTGTGAAGTAATCGAAGCAAACGTATTCGTAGTTAGCCGTCGTGGTAAATTACTAGGTTATGCAATTCACCAACAAATCGAAAACGAACGCATGAAGCAAATGCTTGCAGAACGTCAATTCCCAGAAGAATATACACAAAGCTTATTCAACATTACAGAAACATCTTCAAACTTGGATGTGAACAGTGCTTACACAGCATTCCCAGTAGAAAACAGAGAATTATTTGGTCAAGGTTTAACTACAATCGTACCAATCGTTGGTGGTGGTGAGCGTCTAGGTACATTAGTATTAGCTCGTCTAGGTCAAGAGTTCTTAGATGACGATTTAATCCTTGCTGAGTACAGCTCAACTGTTGTAGGTATGGAAATCTTACGTGAAAAAGCAGAAGAAATCGAAGAGGAAGCACGTAGTAAAGCTGTTGTTCAAATGGCGATCAGCTCATTATCTTACAGTGAGTTAGAAGCAATTGAGCACATCTTCGAAGAATTAAATGGAACAGAAGGTTTACTTGTTGCAAGTAAAATTGCTGATCGCGTAGGAATTACTCGCTCTGTAATCGTAAATGCACTACGTAAATTAGAAAGTGCTGGTGTTATTGAGTCTCGCTCTTTAGGTATGAAAGGAACATACATTAAAGTGCTAAACGACAAGTTTCTACAGGAACTTGCTAAATTAAAAACAAACTAA
- the hslU gene encoding ATP-dependent protease ATPase subunit HslU yields MHLHFTPRQIVEKLDQYIIGQKDAKKAVAVALRNRYRRSKLAENLRDEIAPKNILMIGPTGVGKTEVARRMAKLVGAPFIKVEATKFTEVGYVGRDVESMVRDLVETSVRIVKEEMVVKVQDKAEEQANQRLVEILVPSPEKQSGFKNPLEMLFGGAQNSSQTSDTQEDGEIEKKRQDVERKLAAGLLEDEIVSIEVTEQQSSMFDMLQGTGMEQMGMNFQDALGSFMPKKTKKRKLSVKEARKLLTNEEAQRLIDMDEVTQEAVYRAEQLGIIFIDEIDKIAGKQSNSVDVSREGVQRDILPIVEGSNVATKYGSVKTDYILFVAAGAFHMSKPSDLIPELQGRFPIRVELTKLSTDDFVKILIEPDNALIKQYMALLATEGIEIEFSDEAIRKIAEIAYQVNQDTDNIGARRLHTIMEKLLEDLSFEASEITLEKITITPQYVEEKLASIAKNKDVSQFIL; encoded by the coding sequence ATGCATTTACATTTTACTCCGCGCCAAATTGTGGAAAAATTAGATCAATACATCATCGGTCAAAAAGACGCAAAGAAAGCGGTTGCTGTAGCGTTGAGAAATCGATACCGTCGCAGTAAATTAGCTGAAAATTTACGTGATGAAATAGCACCTAAAAACATTTTGATGATTGGACCGACAGGTGTTGGGAAAACAGAGGTAGCACGACGAATGGCGAAACTCGTTGGAGCACCTTTTATTAAGGTTGAGGCTACAAAATTTACAGAAGTTGGATATGTGGGTAGAGATGTAGAGTCGATGGTACGTGACCTTGTGGAAACATCGGTTCGTATTGTAAAAGAAGAAATGGTAGTGAAAGTTCAAGATAAAGCAGAAGAGCAAGCGAATCAACGTCTTGTTGAAATTTTAGTGCCGAGTCCGGAGAAGCAATCTGGATTTAAAAATCCATTAGAGATGCTTTTTGGGGGCGCTCAAAATTCGAGTCAAACGTCTGATACACAAGAAGATGGTGAAATTGAAAAGAAACGTCAAGATGTGGAGAGAAAGCTTGCTGCAGGGCTTCTTGAAGACGAAATTGTATCGATTGAAGTGACTGAGCAACAGTCGTCAATGTTTGATATGTTACAAGGAACTGGCATGGAGCAAATGGGAATGAATTTCCAAGATGCGTTAGGGAGTTTTATGCCGAAAAAAACAAAAAAACGTAAACTTTCTGTAAAAGAAGCAAGAAAACTCTTGACAAATGAAGAGGCACAGCGCTTAATTGATATGGATGAAGTTACACAAGAGGCTGTTTATCGTGCTGAACAGCTCGGGATTATTTTTATCGATGAAATTGACAAAATTGCTGGTAAGCAGTCGAATAGCGTAGATGTATCACGTGAAGGTGTGCAACGTGACATTTTGCCAATTGTAGAAGGGTCGAATGTTGCGACAAAATACGGATCAGTAAAAACGGATTATATTTTATTCGTTGCAGCTGGAGCGTTCCATATGTCTAAACCGTCGGATTTAATTCCGGAATTGCAAGGGAGATTTCCGATTCGAGTAGAATTAACGAAATTATCGACAGACGATTTTGTTAAAATATTAATCGAGCCTGACAATGCGTTAATTAAACAATATATGGCATTATTAGCGACTGAAGGTATAGAAATTGAATTTTCAGACGAAGCTATTCGTAAGATTGCTGAGATTGCTTATCAAGTTAATCAGGATACAGATAATATTGGAGCAAGAAGACTTCATACGATTATGGAGAAGCTCCTTGAAGATTTATCGTTTGAAGCATCTGAAATTACGTTAGAGAAAATAACGATAACCCCTCAATACGTTGAGGAGAAATTAGCATCAATTGCTAAAAATAAAGATGTGAGCCAGTTTATTTTGTAA
- the hslV gene encoding ATP-dependent protease proteolytic subunit HslV, producing MGNFHATTIFAVHHNGECAMAGDGQVTMGNAVVMKHTARKVRRLFQGKVLAGFAGSVADAFTLFEMFEGKLEEYNGNLQRAAVEMAKQWRGDKMLRQLEAMLIVMDKTTMLLVSGTGEVIEPDDGILAIGSGGNYALSAGRALKQYASEHLTAKQIAKASLEIAGDICVYTNHNIIVEEL from the coding sequence ATGGGGAATTTCCACGCTACAACGATATTTGCAGTTCATCATAATGGAGAATGTGCAATGGCTGGAGATGGTCAGGTGACAATGGGAAATGCTGTTGTAATGAAACATACAGCTCGTAAAGTTCGCAGACTTTTCCAAGGTAAAGTTTTAGCTGGTTTTGCAGGTTCAGTTGCTGATGCATTTACTCTTTTTGAAATGTTTGAAGGAAAATTAGAAGAGTATAATGGCAACTTGCAGCGTGCAGCTGTTGAAATGGCAAAACAATGGCGTGGCGATAAAATGTTACGTCAACTAGAAGCGATGCTCATTGTCATGGATAAAACAACTATGCTCCTTGTTTCAGGTACAGGAGAAGTGATTGAACCGGATGATGGTATTTTAGCAATTGGATCTGGTGGGAATTATGCACTTTCTGCAGGTCGTGCTTTAAAGCAATATGCAAGTGAACACTTAACAGCGAAACAAATTGCGAAAGCGAGTTTAGAGATTGCTGGCGATATTTGTGTTTATACGAATCACAACATAATTGTTGAAGAATTGTAG
- the xerC gene encoding tyrosine recombinase XerC codes for MNVKKLLQLFVGYLQIERNYSKYTIASYQNDLEHFVQFMEREGISSFLDVTYADVRLYLTTLHDEKLARKSVARKVSSLRSLYRFLMREGYRKDNPFALASLPKKELSIPKFLYAEELEELFEVSDTGTPLGQRNQALLELMYATGIRVSECVNLQLTDIDFAVGTILVMGKGKKQRYIPFGSYAQDSLITYIENGRKQLVNKTDEDSRMVFLNAKGTPLTSRGVRYVLNELIKKASLTMRISPHMLRHTFATHMLDEGADLRTVQELLGHENLSTTQIYTHVSKERLRSVYMKHHPRA; via the coding sequence GTGAATGTGAAGAAATTGTTACAATTATTCGTTGGATATTTACAAATTGAAAGAAATTATTCAAAATATACAATTGCAAGTTATCAAAATGATTTAGAACATTTTGTGCAATTTATGGAGCGAGAAGGCATATCCTCTTTTTTAGACGTTACATACGCGGATGTTCGTTTGTACTTAACGACGTTGCACGATGAAAAGTTAGCCCGTAAATCTGTCGCAAGAAAAGTATCAAGCTTACGAAGTTTATATCGTTTTTTGATGCGTGAAGGTTATCGGAAAGATAATCCGTTTGCACTTGCGTCACTCCCCAAAAAAGAATTGTCAATCCCAAAGTTTTTATATGCTGAAGAGTTAGAGGAATTATTTGAAGTTTCTGACACGGGAACGCCATTAGGTCAAAGGAATCAAGCTTTATTAGAGTTGATGTATGCGACTGGAATCCGTGTGAGTGAATGTGTCAATTTACAACTTACCGATATTGACTTTGCGGTGGGAACAATTTTAGTAATGGGAAAAGGAAAAAAACAAAGGTATATTCCGTTCGGAAGCTATGCGCAAGATTCTTTAATTACTTATATAGAGAATGGGAGAAAACAGTTAGTTAATAAGACTGACGAAGACTCTCGTATGGTGTTTTTAAATGCGAAAGGTACACCGCTAACAAGTCGTGGAGTGCGTTATGTTTTAAATGAACTCATTAAAAAGGCTTCACTGACAATGCGAATAAGTCCCCATATGTTAAGGCATACATTTGCTACACATATGTTAGATGAAGGGGCGGATTTACGTACTGTACAGGAGCTATTAGGTCATGAGAATTTGTCGACCACACAAATTTATACGCATGTCTCTAAAGAAAGATTGCGTTCTGTTTACATGAAGCATCACCCGCGGGCATAA
- the trmFO gene encoding FADH(2)-oxidizing methylenetetrahydrofolate--tRNA-(uracil(54)-C(5))-methyltransferase TrmFO, which translates to MTTQVVNVIGAGLAGSEAAYQIAKRGVQVRLYEMRPVRQTPAHHTDKFAELVCSNSLRANTLTNAVGVIKEEMRLMDSVIIRAADECSVPAGGALAVDRHEFAAKVTEYVKNHPNVTVVNEELTEIPEGPTIIATGPLTSPDLAAQLKELTGEDYFYFYDAAAPIVEKDSIDMNKVYLKSRYDKGEAAYLNCPMTEEEFDRFYEALIAAETVPLKEFEKEIFFEGCMPVEVMASRGRQTLVFGPMKPVGLEDPKTGKTPYAVVQLRQDDAAGTLYNIVGFQTHLKWGPQKEVLQLIPGLENAEIVRYGVMHRNTFINSPNLLRPTYQYKQRDDLFFAGQMTGVEGYVESAASGLLAGINAARLVQGEEPVVLPSVTAMGSMANYITATNAKNFQPMNANFGLFAPLEKKIKKKAERNEAYATRALETIQNFVNI; encoded by the coding sequence ATGACAACACAAGTAGTAAACGTCATTGGCGCAGGTCTTGCAGGAAGTGAAGCGGCTTACCAAATTGCAAAACGTGGTGTCCAAGTTAGATTATATGAAATGAGGCCGGTAAGGCAAACGCCAGCTCATCACACAGATAAATTTGCTGAATTAGTATGTAGTAACTCACTTCGTGCAAACACTTTAACAAATGCAGTTGGAGTTATTAAAGAGGAAATGCGTTTAATGGATTCTGTAATTATTCGTGCGGCAGATGAGTGCTCTGTACCAGCTGGAGGTGCGTTAGCTGTAGACCGTCATGAGTTCGCAGCTAAAGTAACAGAATACGTAAAAAACCATCCGAATGTAACGGTAGTGAACGAAGAGCTTACTGAAATTCCAGAAGGACCAACAATTATTGCAACAGGTCCACTTACATCTCCTGATCTTGCTGCACAATTAAAAGAACTAACAGGTGAAGATTATTTCTATTTCTACGATGCGGCAGCACCAATCGTAGAAAAAGACAGTATTGACATGAATAAAGTATATTTAAAATCGCGTTATGACAAAGGGGAAGCTGCATATTTAAATTGCCCAATGACAGAAGAAGAGTTTGACCGTTTTTATGAGGCTTTAATTGCTGCTGAGACAGTGCCTTTAAAAGAGTTTGAAAAAGAAATTTTCTTTGAAGGTTGTATGCCAGTAGAAGTTATGGCAAGTAGAGGGAGACAGACGCTAGTATTTGGACCTATGAAACCTGTTGGATTGGAAGATCCAAAAACAGGGAAAACGCCATATGCTGTTGTTCAGTTACGTCAAGATGATGCAGCAGGAACTTTATACAATATCGTAGGTTTCCAAACGCATTTAAAGTGGGGACCACAAAAAGAAGTGCTACAGTTAATACCGGGACTGGAAAATGCAGAGATTGTACGTTATGGTGTAATGCATCGTAATACGTTTATTAATTCACCTAATTTGCTTCGTCCAACATATCAATATAAACAACGTGATGATTTATTCTTCGCTGGTCAAATGACTGGAGTAGAGGGATATGTTGAATCAGCAGCATCAGGATTATTAGCAGGAATTAATGCTGCACGTCTTGTGCAAGGTGAAGAGCCAGTTGTATTACCGTCAGTAACTGCGATGGGCAGCATGGCAAATTACATTACGGCAACGAACGCTAAAAACTTCCAACCGATGAATGCGAACTTCGGTCTATTTGCACCGTTAGAGAAGAAGATCAAAAAGAAAGCGGAACGAAATGAAGCATACGCAACACGCGCTTTAGAAACAATTCAAAATTTTGTAAATATTTAG